A region of the Gemmatimonadaceae bacterium genome:
CGGCCATAAGTTTGCCTTAGAGGAGCCCGAACCGGTCGGCAAGCGTGCCGCTCGGTGACCGGTCCCCCACTATGGAGTTGCACCATGCGACGCAGCATGAAGAAGGGCTTCACCCTGATCGAACTTCTGATCGTGGTCGTGATCATCGGCATCCTGGCTGCCGTCGCGATCCCGAAGTTCTCGAACACGAAGCAGCGCGCCTCGCGCTCG
Encoded here:
- a CDS encoding prepilin-type N-terminal cleavage/methylation domain-containing protein; its protein translation is MKKGFTLIELLIVVVIIGILAAVAIPKFSNTKQRASRS